The following coding sequences are from one Candidatus Nitrohelix vancouverensis window:
- a CDS encoding tetratricopeptide repeat protein, translating into MKPLIQKLKTVQQFPYILAGILLFVSCSLSFANEPVKPAEQAYLEGIEYSKSALWGDAIDKFSETIRLDAKHSLAHANLGVALSQLGNHKAALIAFEKALVLGYDHPIFRYNRGSSFAKLNLLEDAEREYLKALEMNPRMVLAEYELGIVYVLLNKNHKALEQVKKLYNRNHKLSQKLFEKTPIDYKIMSVDDGGTLNGRVVMFGETPRIRAFHLINSPNVEFCIRISDGKGHRLLKDFKVSKTGGLKDTVVALKKVKKGKPFDPAMQVFHIDRCHSDKYVIGIKSGDDILVENTDPITHEVATYESAGKYVNQLSNKTVLPKSTQVRNAYVRHDVDEFLIKCNLHPFLQTHAFLVDNPYYAITDEEGNFSIADIPPGTYEVVAWHPYIDNLTATVTIEAKQQATVDFEYHSKNVRRKLYNDDIKGYRFNTVYDSGENFYGGKRNDDPVEILQVFTDLDERYESESGPGMIRNVPTD; encoded by the coding sequence ATGAAACCACTCATTCAAAAACTCAAAACCGTTCAACAGTTTCCGTATATTCTAGCAGGTATTTTATTGTTCGTCTCCTGTTCCTTGTCATTTGCAAACGAACCGGTCAAGCCTGCAGAACAAGCCTATCTAGAGGGAATAGAATACAGCAAGAGCGCGCTTTGGGGGGATGCAATCGATAAATTTTCTGAAACGATCCGGCTCGACGCCAAGCACTCGCTCGCGCACGCCAATCTTGGCGTGGCCCTGAGCCAGTTGGGAAATCACAAAGCCGCCTTGATCGCATTTGAAAAAGCCCTGGTTCTGGGCTACGACCATCCCATCTTTCGCTACAACCGAGGTTCGTCTTTCGCAAAACTGAACTTACTGGAAGACGCCGAACGGGAATATCTCAAAGCGCTGGAGATGAACCCGCGAATGGTCCTCGCCGAATACGAACTTGGCATCGTGTACGTTTTGTTGAACAAGAACCACAAAGCGCTCGAGCAAGTTAAAAAATTGTACAACCGCAATCACAAACTGTCGCAGAAACTGTTTGAGAAAACCCCCATTGATTACAAGATCATGTCCGTCGATGACGGCGGAACGCTCAACGGTCGCGTTGTCATGTTCGGCGAAACCCCCAGAATCCGCGCCTTTCATCTGATCAATTCGCCGAACGTCGAATTTTGCATTCGTATTTCAGACGGTAAAGGCCACCGACTGTTGAAAGACTTCAAGGTATCCAAAACAGGAGGATTGAAAGACACCGTCGTCGCGCTTAAGAAAGTCAAGAAAGGCAAACCTTTTGATCCCGCCATGCAGGTCTTTCATATCGACCGCTGTCATTCCGACAAATACGTTATCGGTATTAAAAGCGGAGACGATATTCTGGTCGAAAACACCGACCCCATCACCCATGAAGTCGCCACTTATGAATCGGCGGGAAAATATGTGAATCAGTTGAGCAATAAAACCGTACTCCCCAAGTCCACACAGGTCCGCAACGCCTATGTTCGGCATGATGTAGACGAGTTTTTAATCAAATGCAATTTGCATCCATTCCTGCAAACGCATGCCTTTCTGGTCGACAATCCTTACTACGCTATCACCGACGAAGAGGGCAATTTCTCAATCGCAGACATCCCTCCGGGAACTTACGAAGTCGTCGCATGGCATCCCTATATCGACAACCTCACCGCAACCGTGACCATCGAAGCCAAACAGCAAGCGACCGTCGATTTTGAGTACCACTCCAAAAACGTTCGCAGAAAATTGTACAACGATGATATCAAGGGATATCGCTTCAATACGGTGTATGACAGCGGAGAGAATTTTTACGGCGGAAAGCGAAATGACGACCCGGTGGAAATTCTTCAGGTCTTCACGGATCTGGACGAACGCTACGAAAGTGAATCCGGCCCTGGAATGATTCGCAACGTACCGACCGACTGA
- the serB gene encoding phosphoserine phosphatase SerB encodes MPQSPKAVQLHVHVSGKDRPGILAEAMESIRRFGLEVLDIKQFVFNGLLNLSLLLDGNPTISLTAFKKELQGYAKKSGMQVNIYPWDASFRPDATYKYRSVVTLLGQAISFMALQELMKTFAALDINVLRIEQLDYGDRHVMEFVIGTRKSHSTVEVLNPLVEFKKDYNVDIAVQEDTVFRRNKRLIVLDADMTFVQCEVIDELGKMAGVGEQLSAITHRAMNGEIEFEEALRERVSLLKGLEVERLVEFANCIPMTPGAEGLVRILKYLGYKVAIVSGGFQLFIDSLKNKYGLDYGFANCLEVVDGKLTGGLVGEIIGPSAKERILESLAKREKMTLKQVVAVGDGANDIPMLAKAGLGIAFNAKPIVQQAAHASINMRDLGLILYFLGISGDELKELDRLSSA; translated from the coding sequence ATGCCCCAATCCCCGAAAGCTGTCCAATTACATGTGCATGTATCCGGTAAGGATCGGCCTGGAATTCTGGCCGAGGCGATGGAATCCATTCGCCGTTTCGGGCTGGAGGTTCTGGATATCAAGCAATTTGTGTTCAATGGATTGCTGAACCTGTCGTTGTTACTGGATGGAAACCCGACGATTTCTCTGACAGCCTTCAAAAAAGAACTGCAAGGCTACGCCAAAAAGTCCGGGATGCAGGTCAATATCTATCCCTGGGACGCCAGTTTTCGACCCGACGCCACCTACAAGTACCGTTCCGTTGTCACTTTGCTGGGTCAGGCCATATCCTTCATGGCCTTGCAGGAACTCATGAAAACCTTCGCCGCTCTGGATATCAACGTCCTGCGCATCGAACAACTGGATTACGGCGACCGGCATGTGATGGAATTTGTGATCGGAACCCGCAAATCCCATTCGACGGTGGAGGTGCTGAATCCGCTCGTGGAATTCAAAAAAGATTACAATGTGGATATCGCGGTTCAGGAAGACACGGTGTTTCGCCGCAACAAACGCCTGATCGTGCTGGACGCGGACATGACCTTCGTTCAATGCGAGGTCATCGACGAACTTGGCAAAATGGCCGGGGTGGGAGAGCAGTTGTCAGCCATCACGCATCGCGCCATGAACGGGGAAATTGAATTTGAAGAAGCATTGCGCGAGCGCGTGTCCTTGCTCAAAGGACTGGAGGTGGAACGCCTGGTTGAATTTGCTAATTGCATTCCGATGACTCCCGGCGCCGAGGGTCTGGTGCGAATCCTGAAATACCTGGGCTACAAGGTTGCGATTGTGAGCGGCGGTTTTCAATTATTTATTGATTCGTTGAAGAACAAATACGGGCTGGATTACGGTTTCGCCAATTGTCTGGAAGTGGTGGACGGCAAATTGACAGGGGGATTGGTTGGCGAAATCATCGGGCCGAGCGCTAAAGAACGCATTTTGGAATCGCTTGCAAAACGTGAAAAAATGACCTTGAAACAGGTGGTCGCGGTGGGCGATGGCGCCAACGACATCCCGATGCTGGCCAAAGCCGGGCTGGGCATCGCCTTCAATGCCAAGCCCATCGTTCAGCAGGCCGCACATGCCAGTATCAATATGCGCGATCTTGGATTAATCCTTTATTTTCTTGGAATTAGCGGTGATGAGTTAAAGGAGTTGGATAGGCTTTCGTCGGCCTGA
- a CDS encoding MoxR family ATPase: protein MLEQSALSLINRLQSNMEKTIFGKPEAVQSSIITLLAKGHLLIEDVPGVGKTTLAQTLARSIDLEFRRIQFTNDILPSDITGVSVYDPEAKQFIFKKGPLFSNIVLADEINRATPRTQSALLEAMSERQVSSDNVTHALEEPFMVIATQNPVESHGAYPLPESQMDRFMMFLSIGYPTLEDEKRLLESTLGSQAPSVESVVTREELLLLQSQVEQVTLDESLAEYLLALVHATRQHKHLALGVSPRGGLTLRQAARAKALTEGRTYCLPDDVKSMALPVFKHRVMLSSQTGSHRAQSENAAAIIMEILDQVEIPV from the coding sequence ATGCTGGAGCAAAGCGCCCTGAGCCTGATAAATCGATTGCAAAGCAATATGGAGAAAACCATCTTCGGCAAGCCCGAAGCGGTGCAGTCCTCCATCATCACCCTGCTCGCCAAGGGGCATCTGCTAATAGAAGACGTCCCCGGAGTGGGCAAGACCACGCTGGCTCAAACCCTGGCGCGATCCATCGACCTGGAGTTCAGACGCATTCAGTTCACCAACGATATCTTACCGTCGGACATCACCGGCGTTTCGGTTTACGACCCGGAGGCCAAACAGTTCATATTCAAGAAAGGCCCGCTGTTTTCCAATATAGTGCTGGCAGACGAAATCAACCGCGCCACGCCAAGAACGCAAAGCGCGCTTCTGGAGGCCATGAGCGAGCGCCAGGTCTCCTCGGATAATGTCACGCACGCGCTTGAAGAACCCTTCATGGTCATCGCCACGCAAAACCCCGTCGAAAGCCACGGAGCCTACCCGCTGCCGGAATCGCAGATGGATCGTTTCATGATGTTTCTATCGATCGGCTACCCGACGCTGGAAGATGAAAAACGCCTTCTCGAATCCACCCTGGGAAGCCAGGCTCCTAGCGTTGAATCCGTTGTGACGCGGGAAGAATTACTCCTCCTGCAATCTCAGGTTGAGCAGGTAACGCTGGATGAGTCGCTTGCGGAGTACCTGCTGGCTCTGGTTCATGCGACGCGCCAGCACAAGCACCTGGCGCTCGGCGTCAGTCCGCGCGGAGGTTTGACCCTGAGACAGGCGGCGCGCGCAAAAGCCTTGACCGAAGGCCGCACTTATTGCCTTCCCGACGACGTCAAAAGCATGGCGCTTCCAGTTTTCAAACATCGGGTGATGCTGTCCTCGCAAACGGGGAGTCACCGCGCCCAATCCGAAAACGCCGCCGCGATCATCATGGAAATACTCGATCAGGTGGAAATTCCCGTTTAG
- a CDS encoding replication-associated recombination protein A: MELFPEFEMQDEARPSPLADRMRPRNLEDVLGHDPVLGENKPLRKLIQKNSNLSFILWGPPGSGKTSIARMAANLSNAEFFEISAVNAGVSDIRKVIALADKLWKNSRRRALLFIDEIHRFNKAQQDSILPYIENGSLRLIGSTTENPSFEVIPALRSRCQIFRLEYLSSSVIRQILDQAIADPVRGLGQWKPKFQEAALGLIVDYANGDARRALNALEAAADWARSEVGESAEIDAETVQGILQKSAVLYDKGGTEHYDHASAYQKSLRGSDPDAAIYWLAKMIAGGEDPRFIIRRLLVTAAEDVGNADPQAFLLAHAAAQAVEKLGWPEARIPLAQATIYVANAPKDNSAICAVDEALSDIQGKGLSFPVPEHLRDTHYQDAKKRYGYGKEYKYPHDYPGNYVEQEYLPNELKGRKYVSSKTQKEEKGSK; encoded by the coding sequence ATGGAACTTTTCCCGGAATTTGAAATGCAGGATGAAGCGCGGCCTTCGCCTTTGGCGGACCGCATGCGCCCGCGCAATTTAGAAGACGTGCTGGGGCATGACCCGGTTCTTGGCGAGAACAAGCCCTTACGTAAATTGATCCAGAAAAATTCCAATCTTTCGTTCATTTTGTGGGGGCCTCCGGGTTCCGGCAAGACCTCTATTGCCAGAATGGCGGCGAATCTCTCCAACGCGGAGTTTTTTGAGATCAGCGCCGTCAATGCGGGGGTGTCGGATATAAGAAAAGTGATTGCGCTGGCGGACAAACTCTGGAAGAATTCCCGGCGACGCGCCTTGTTGTTCATCGACGAGATTCACCGTTTCAATAAAGCGCAACAGGATTCGATCCTGCCCTATATTGAAAACGGTTCGCTCCGCCTGATCGGTTCCACTACGGAAAATCCTTCTTTTGAAGTGATTCCTGCGTTAAGGTCTCGATGCCAGATTTTTCGACTGGAGTATTTGTCGTCGTCTGTGATCCGGCAGATACTGGATCAGGCGATCGCCGACCCGGTTCGCGGCTTGGGACAATGGAAACCAAAATTTCAGGAGGCGGCGTTGGGCCTCATCGTCGATTACGCCAACGGCGATGCGCGACGGGCCTTGAACGCCTTGGAAGCCGCCGCAGACTGGGCGCGATCTGAAGTCGGAGAATCGGCTGAGATCGACGCGGAAACGGTGCAGGGAATCCTGCAAAAATCCGCGGTTTTGTACGATAAGGGCGGGACGGAACATTACGATCACGCCTCGGCGTATCAGAAAAGTTTGCGCGGCTCGGATCCCGACGCGGCGATCTACTGGCTGGCTAAAATGATTGCCGGTGGGGAAGACCCGCGTTTTATCATCCGAAGACTGCTGGTGACAGCGGCCGAGGATGTGGGCAACGCCGACCCCCAGGCCTTTCTGCTGGCGCACGCGGCGGCGCAGGCGGTGGAGAAACTCGGTTGGCCGGAGGCGAGAATCCCCTTGGCGCAAGCCACGATTTATGTAGCCAACGCGCCCAAGGACAATTCGGCGATCTGCGCTGTGGATGAGGCCTTGAGCGATATTCAGGGAAAGGGTTTGTCCTTTCCCGTTCCCGAGCATTTGCGCGACACGCATTATCAGGACGCCAAGAAACGTTATGGCTATGGTAAGGAATATAAATACCCGCACGATTATCCGGGCAATTATGTCGAACAGGAATATCTCCCGAATGAATTGAAAGGGAGAAAGTATGTATCCAGCAAGACCCAAAAGGAGGAAAAAGGATCGAAATGA
- a CDS encoding aldolase, with translation MKLYGSKNDIENALKGAASIDATGIKLINEDAVRGVIDDLVYNAAVNPDQELRGFSRFIIRSAALQMGIIPSSIQGLYEARGRGECKGFTVPALNIRGMSYELSRAIFRTSSAMDAGAFIFEIAKSEIGYTKQMPPELAATILGAAIKEGFKGPVFIQGDHFQVNAQKYGENPKKEIDGLKTLIDSALMAGFYNIDIDTSTLVDLSHESIVEQQRANFEVGVELTSYIRQHEPEGIEVSVGGEIGEVGKENSTEAELRAYLDNFNSGLEKVCPGKKGISKISIQTGTSHGGVPLPDGSVAEVNLDFETLENLSRISRDTYGLAGAVQHGASTLPPDCFNRFPELETAEIHLATSFQNRIFESKHFPKDFKETIYSHLREKFASENKGGMTDEQFIYKTRKKSFGEFKKEFWDLPEEIKSAIGKELENEVAFLFEKLSVGNTREIVEKSVQPLAISPSLEAEIANA, from the coding sequence ATGAAGTTATATGGAAGTAAAAACGACATTGAAAACGCGCTGAAGGGAGCGGCATCTATCGATGCGACGGGAATAAAACTAATAAACGAAGACGCTGTACGCGGCGTCATTGACGATCTGGTATACAACGCGGCGGTGAACCCAGACCAGGAGCTTCGCGGCTTCTCCCGTTTCATCATTCGCTCCGCCGCTCTGCAAATGGGAATCATCCCCTCTTCCATCCAAGGTTTATATGAAGCGCGTGGACGAGGCGAATGCAAGGGTTTCACCGTCCCCGCCTTGAACATCCGGGGCATGTCTTATGAATTGAGCCGGGCCATTTTTCGAACTTCATCGGCAATGGATGCAGGCGCCTTCATTTTCGAAATCGCCAAATCCGAGATTGGTTACACCAAACAAATGCCCCCCGAACTCGCCGCCACAATTCTAGGCGCCGCGATTAAAGAAGGCTTCAAAGGCCCCGTTTTCATTCAAGGCGACCATTTTCAGGTCAACGCACAAAAATATGGCGAAAACCCCAAAAAAGAGATCGATGGACTGAAAACATTGATCGACAGCGCGCTGATGGCGGGCTTTTACAACATCGACATCGACACCTCGACGCTGGTTGATCTGAGCCACGAATCCATCGTTGAACAGCAACGCGCCAACTTCGAAGTGGGGGTTGAACTCACAAGCTACATTCGCCAGCACGAGCCGGAGGGAATTGAAGTCTCCGTTGGCGGAGAAATCGGCGAGGTTGGCAAAGAGAACAGCACGGAAGCCGAGCTTCGCGCCTATCTCGATAATTTCAACTCCGGCCTCGAAAAAGTCTGTCCCGGTAAAAAGGGAATCAGCAAGATTTCGATCCAGACCGGAACCTCTCACGGCGGCGTGCCTCTACCCGACGGAAGCGTGGCGGAAGTCAATCTGGATTTCGAGACGTTGGAAAACCTGTCGCGCATTTCCAGAGACACATACGGACTGGCCGGCGCAGTGCAACACGGCGCTTCCACCCTGCCCCCGGATTGTTTCAACCGATTTCCTGAACTGGAAACGGCGGAAATCCATCTGGCGACCAGCTTTCAAAACAGGATATTTGAGAGCAAACATTTTCCGAAAGATTTCAAGGAAACGATTTACTCTCACCTGCGTGAAAAGTTCGCATCCGAAAACAAGGGCGGGATGACCGACGAGCAATTCATCTACAAAACCCGCAAGAAAAGTTTTGGTGAGTTCAAAAAAGAGTTCTGGGATTTGCCGGAAGAAATCAAGTCGGCTATCGGCAAGGAACTGGAAAATGAAGTGGCTTTCCTGTTCGAAAAATTGAGCGTTGGGAACACTCGTGAGATTGTGGAAAAATCGGTCCAACCGCTGGCCATCAGTCCCTCTCTGGAAGCTGAAATCGCTAACGCCTGA
- a CDS encoding arginine--tRNA ligase, whose protein sequence is MKRYLQELVQSALDNAKTAGDLTLETPPEVVIENPKDESMGDFSTTVAMGLARAERKAPKKIAELICKHFPTNNGELASVEIAGPGFINFRMSPSFFQKRLLDMASQGENFGSSDAGKNKKILLEYVSANPTGPLHIGHGRGAAVGNCLSLLLKRAGFDVKTEYYVNDVGNQMNNLGLSALYRYRELQGVEAEFPENLYQGDYIFDIAKEIIEQKGDAFLNQSDEEALPFFRSYAGDSILDGINKDLKNFRVEFDRWFKEGTLYEDGRVEKAVDWLREKGFVYEKDGAVWLKSSAFQDEKDRVIVKQSGERTYFCSDIAYHKDKIDRGFEKIIDIWGADHHGYVPRMQAVLEAQGYDSNVFKVLLVQFVALKRGEEKVSMSTRSGEFVTLSDVLDEVGVDAARYFFLMRSSDTHLDFDLELAKKETPENPVFYIQYAHARICSVFAAAEEKGIKVPDRDSVDLSPIEEAEAYVLIKKILSLPEVIEKSALALEVHRLPHYLQDLVSDFHSYYAKHRVVGDDVALSQARLFLLDCVKTTIANGLSVLGVSAPVRM, encoded by the coding sequence ATGAAGCGCTATTTACAGGAACTGGTTCAGTCCGCTCTGGACAACGCAAAGACAGCGGGCGATTTGACGCTGGAAACGCCGCCGGAGGTGGTGATCGAAAACCCGAAAGACGAGTCGATGGGCGATTTTTCGACGACGGTTGCGATGGGGCTTGCCCGTGCAGAACGAAAGGCTCCGAAAAAAATCGCAGAGTTGATCTGCAAACATTTTCCGACGAACAACGGAGAATTGGCGTCGGTGGAAATCGCCGGGCCGGGATTCATCAACTTCAGAATGTCGCCGTCATTTTTTCAAAAACGTTTGCTGGACATGGCGTCTCAGGGAGAAAATTTCGGTTCGAGCGACGCCGGTAAAAATAAAAAAATTCTGCTGGAGTACGTCAGCGCAAATCCGACAGGGCCGCTTCATATCGGCCACGGTCGAGGCGCGGCGGTGGGCAACTGTCTCAGCTTGCTGTTGAAGCGCGCGGGCTTCGACGTGAAAACGGAATATTACGTGAATGATGTCGGCAATCAGATGAATAATCTGGGGCTTTCGGCCTTGTACCGTTATCGCGAGTTGCAGGGCGTTGAAGCCGAGTTCCCCGAGAATCTCTATCAGGGCGATTACATCTTCGACATTGCTAAGGAAATCATCGAGCAAAAAGGCGATGCGTTTTTAAATCAAAGCGACGAGGAGGCCCTGCCCTTTTTCAGAAGCTATGCGGGCGATTCCATTTTGGACGGCATCAACAAGGACCTAAAAAATTTCCGTGTGGAGTTCGATCGCTGGTTTAAAGAAGGTACCTTGTATGAAGACGGTCGCGTCGAAAAGGCGGTGGACTGGTTGCGCGAAAAAGGATTTGTCTATGAAAAAGACGGCGCCGTCTGGTTGAAGTCTTCGGCCTTTCAGGATGAGAAGGATCGCGTGATCGTGAAACAAAGCGGCGAACGCACTTATTTTTGTTCGGACATCGCCTACCATAAAGACAAGATCGATCGCGGATTTGAAAAGATTATCGACATCTGGGGAGCCGACCATCACGGCTATGTGCCGCGTATGCAGGCGGTTCTCGAAGCGCAGGGTTACGACAGCAATGTGTTCAAAGTATTGCTGGTTCAGTTTGTCGCTTTGAAACGCGGCGAGGAAAAGGTTTCCATGTCCACCCGTTCTGGAGAATTTGTGACGCTCTCGGATGTTTTGGATGAAGTGGGCGTGGATGCGGCGCGTTATTTTTTTCTGATGCGTAGTTCCGACACGCATCTGGACTTTGATCTGGAACTGGCGAAGAAGGAAACGCCGGAGAATCCCGTTTTTTACATCCAGTATGCGCATGCGCGAATTTGTAGTGTGTTTGCCGCGGCTGAGGAGAAGGGGATCAAGGTGCCTGATCGGGACAGCGTGGATTTGAGTCCGATTGAAGAGGCCGAGGCCTATGTGCTGATAAAGAAAATCCTTTCTCTGCCTGAAGTGATAGAGAAGAGCGCGCTGGCTTTGGAGGTTCATCGTCTGCCGCATTATCTGCAGGATCTGGTGTCGGATTTTCACTCTTATTATGCGAAGCACCGCGTGGTGGGCGACGATGTCGCCTTGAGTCAGGCGCGTTTATTTTTACTGGATTGCGTGAAAACGACCATTGCGAACGGTCTGTCCGTTCTTGGCGTTTCGGCTCCTGTCAGAATGTAA
- a CDS encoding DUF58 domain-containing protein: MNSPANPSYKIVFTVSLRGQTLQLTREGSGFVFLVFGVGLGAINTGNNLLYLVLAMCCSFIAISGLLSEWTLKQVTVKGKLPPTFHAGEATPLVLSLANAKSSLPSYALRVYFPNHKTLFKLEKEISLFYLAPASSTDKTVMMSALRRGPLQIDQCQLATSFPFGFFIKSKTVPIQIEALVLPRLYETTAPMVLSKEVEGDGKKRQSGSEVHSLREFSEGDSPQSIHWKSSAKTGGLRVKEFGQNANRSCIVPLHFEENELDPFDEKRIEEKISKAASQVFHMIRQGVQVQLKTDDMETDFASTESHLENIMQYLAKLSPQTQHHRKADDA, translated from the coding sequence GTGAACAGCCCCGCCAATCCGTCTTACAAAATTGTTTTCACTGTCAGCCTGCGCGGACAAACGCTACAACTCACGCGCGAAGGAAGCGGTTTTGTTTTTCTGGTTTTCGGCGTGGGGCTTGGAGCCATCAACACGGGAAACAATCTGCTCTATCTCGTTCTGGCGATGTGTTGCAGTTTCATCGCCATCTCAGGACTGCTGTCCGAATGGACCCTGAAGCAAGTGACGGTTAAAGGAAAACTTCCCCCCACATTTCACGCGGGCGAAGCGACCCCGCTGGTCCTCTCGCTCGCAAACGCCAAAAGCAGTCTCCCCTCTTACGCCCTTCGCGTTTATTTCCCAAATCACAAAACCTTATTCAAGCTGGAAAAAGAAATCAGCCTGTTCTATCTGGCCCCCGCATCCTCAACTGATAAAACCGTCATGATGAGCGCATTGAGAAGAGGCCCGCTTCAGATCGATCAATGCCAGCTCGCCACCAGCTTTCCATTTGGATTTTTCATTAAATCCAAAACCGTTCCCATTCAGATTGAAGCGCTTGTTTTGCCCAGACTGTATGAGACAACGGCCCCGATGGTTTTGAGCAAAGAAGTCGAAGGAGATGGTAAAAAACGCCAATCCGGTTCCGAAGTGCATTCACTGCGTGAATTCAGCGAAGGCGATTCCCCGCAAAGCATCCATTGGAAATCCTCCGCCAAGACAGGCGGCCTGCGCGTCAAGGAATTCGGTCAAAATGCAAACCGCTCTTGCATCGTCCCGCTTCATTTCGAAGAAAACGAGCTAGACCCTTTTGATGAAAAACGCATCGAAGAAAAAATATCCAAAGCCGCTTCACAAGTTTTTCATATGATTCGACAGGGAGTCCAGGTCCAGTTAAAAACAGACGACATGGAAACGGATTTCGCCAGCACAGAATCGCATCTCGAAAACATCATGCAATATCTTGCCAAGCTGTCCCCTCAAACACAGCATCACCGGAAAGCGGATGATGCCTGA
- a CDS encoding alpha/beta fold hydrolase: MASQFPGEARLPQLRTHKVRLADGGVTLCFEIPSADTSSPLVIMGHGMGGCSHSGYMKRIGKKLNDHGFPVFLLNQRGSGAGIGMSERLWNGGSSDDFSDMVEHAMKIYPKREVLLIGFSLSGNILLKYLGEGREISRWVRGAFAVNPPVDLKMASRLISTSSKCKLFNRYYMRLINQQAEAIKECFAESFRLDHLPRTIWEFDVSYTAPAGGFEDVDDYYTRSSCGQFLASIQIPTTLLCSNDDPFIPIEIFKGLELSHALDLQTPEGGGHMGYLCKETTPFDDHRWMDWAIIDWAMQRKTPL, translated from the coding sequence ATGGCCTCGCAATTTCCCGGTGAAGCCCGTTTGCCCCAGCTTCGCACGCATAAGGTTCGGCTTGCCGATGGCGGCGTCACCTTGTGCTTTGAAATACCCAGTGCAGACACCAGCTCGCCTTTGGTCATTATGGGGCATGGAATGGGAGGCTGTTCTCATTCCGGCTATATGAAGCGTATCGGCAAGAAGCTGAACGATCATGGATTTCCAGTTTTCCTGTTAAACCAGCGAGGCTCGGGCGCTGGGATTGGTATGAGCGAGCGCTTGTGGAACGGCGGCTCCAGCGATGATTTTAGCGATATGGTGGAGCATGCCATGAAAATCTATCCCAAGCGAGAGGTTTTGCTCATTGGCTTTTCCCTGAGCGGCAACATTCTGCTCAAATATCTTGGAGAGGGCCGGGAGATTTCGCGATGGGTTCGCGGGGCATTTGCGGTCAATCCTCCCGTCGATTTAAAAATGGCCAGCCGCTTGATTTCGACCTCTTCAAAATGCAAGCTCTTCAATCGTTATTATATGCGTCTGATCAATCAGCAGGCGGAGGCGATCAAGGAATGCTTTGCCGAAAGTTTCAGGCTGGATCATCTGCCTCGAACGATCTGGGAATTTGATGTGTCCTACACGGCGCCCGCCGGAGGCTTTGAGGATGTCGACGATTATTATACCCGATCCAGTTGCGGTCAGTTTCTCGCTTCGATTCAGATTCCAACGACGCTCTTGTGTTCAAACGACGATCCCTTCATTCCCATAGAAATTTTCAAAGGTCTTGAACTGAGCCACGCTCTTGATCTTCAAACGCCGGAGGGGGGAGGGCATATGGGCTATCTCTGCAAAGAAACGACTCCGTTTGACGATCACCGTTGGATGGACTGGGCGATCATTGACTGGGCCATGCAACGCAAGACCCCACTTTAG
- a CDS encoding uracil-DNA glycosylase translates to MPFENKNPDLKNLNNFLSYLKEYGMDEIPCATPLAPGSAVQGRPATATSAQSPSPSASNPELVSAREELGDCSRCKLSQGRKTIVFGSGNPHADIVFVGEGPGADEDEQGLPFVGRAGKKLTEIIEKGMGLNRERDVYICNIVKCRPPNNRDPEADEIAACKPFLELQLNALKPKVIVALGKPAASSLLGRTVAITKERGIWQEFKGIKLMPTFHPAYLLRAYTIENRKAVHEDMKKVLAVIKG, encoded by the coding sequence ATGCCTTTTGAAAACAAAAATCCAGACCTGAAAAACTTAAATAATTTCCTGAGTTACCTCAAAGAATACGGGATGGACGAGATCCCCTGCGCCACGCCCCTCGCCCCCGGCTCGGCTGTTCAGGGTCGCCCCGCGACCGCGACCTCCGCTCAGTCACCCAGCCCCTCCGCGTCCAATCCGGAGCTGGTCTCAGCGCGTGAAGAATTGGGCGATTGCAGCCGTTGCAAACTGTCGCAGGGTAGAAAAACCATCGTCTTTGGCTCGGGCAACCCGCATGCGGATATCGTCTTCGTCGGCGAAGGCCCCGGCGCGGACGAGGATGAACAAGGACTTCCCTTTGTCGGTCGCGCGGGAAAAAAACTCACGGAGATCATCGAAAAAGGCATGGGTCTGAACCGCGAACGCGACGTTTATATCTGCAACATCGTTAAATGTCGACCGCCCAATAACAGAGACCCGGAAGCGGACGAAATCGCCGCCTGTAAACCCTTTCTTGAATTACAACTCAATGCGCTCAAGCCCAAAGTCATCGTTGCGCTGGGCAAGCCCGCCGCCAGTTCCTTATTGGGACGCACTGTGGCGATCACAAAAGAGCGTGGCATCTGGCAGGAATTCAAGGGAATCAAATTGATGCCGACCTTCCACCCGGCCTATTTGCTACGCGCTTACACTATTGAAAACCGCAAGGCGGTACACGAAGATATGAAAAAAGTCCTCGCTGTCATCAAAGGTTGA